One Halobaculum roseum DNA segment encodes these proteins:
- a CDS encoding aspartate/glutamate racemase family protein — MGVLRVLTQDDPEAVSLHGQIIESHFPNIDTISQCIPDHPDGIPSVDAEADALPYVEELGRELAADVDVVGISCALDPAVDSLDAELDVPVIGAGASVAAAARARGERVGTLGLESGTAPVVRELLGDNLQARAVVEGAETTNYLTTSEGHDAIRASVQRLADAGCDVVAPSCTGLTTSGVLADLGDSLEIPIVDPVLAMAAIGTTAVYPVTAVPE; from the coding sequence ATGGGCGTCCTCCGTGTACTGACACAGGACGATCCCGAGGCGGTATCGCTCCACGGACAGATAATCGAGTCACACTTCCCGAACATCGACACGATATCCCAGTGTATTCCGGACCATCCGGACGGGATCCCATCGGTCGATGCCGAGGCGGACGCATTGCCCTACGTGGAAGAGTTGGGTCGGGAGCTGGCGGCCGATGTCGACGTGGTCGGAATCAGTTGCGCACTCGATCCCGCGGTCGACTCATTGGATGCGGAACTGGACGTGCCTGTAATCGGGGCCGGTGCAAGCGTGGCGGCCGCTGCACGTGCTCGGGGTGAACGCGTCGGCACGCTCGGTCTCGAAAGCGGGACGGCACCGGTTGTTCGTGAGCTTCTCGGTGATAATTTACAGGCACGTGCGGTCGTCGAGGGAGCGGAGACGACGAATTACCTCACGACGAGCGAGGGCCACGACGCGATCCGCGCGTCGGTCCAACGACTCGCGGATGCCGGCTGTGACGTGGTCGCGCCGAGCTGTACCGGACTCACGACATCGGGAGTGCTTGCTGACCTCGGCGACTCACTCGAGATCCCGATCGTCGATCCCGTCCTCGCGATGGCGGCAATCGGAACTACCGCAGTGTATCCGGTCACGGCAGTTCCGGAGTGA
- a CDS encoding nitroreductase family protein, which translates to MSDIERDREHRPALAGEPSPVADLTGWLARRATVREFDTDAEIPDAEVRELVDAGRKAPTSGTAQMYSFVWIRDPADRERIHDLCDRGTEQIEEASHFLLVCIDLQRIKQLLAHRERAFRITPVMGLLEGAIDASLAAMGIMTAAESRGYGVCPIGNILNGLPEIAEVADVPAGVLPVFGLCLGIPRHGEATENAPRVPLEAVLHEDGYTTLSEDILEQCYDAMNGMYGESVYGDSSREWDETLERYWGPDGFMNRREETVLAALRQQGFFAARGVHEASDTKRAQSTGDGDSASGSADECECDRQSETEQ; encoded by the coding sequence ATGAGCGACATCGAGAGAGACCGCGAGCATCGGCCCGCGCTCGCAGGGGAGCCATCGCCGGTGGCAGATCTGACGGGATGGCTCGCCCGCCGAGCGACCGTTCGGGAGTTCGATACTGACGCGGAGATTCCGGACGCGGAGGTTCGCGAACTGGTCGATGCTGGACGGAAGGCCCCAACGAGCGGGACGGCCCAGATGTACAGCTTCGTGTGGATTCGTGATCCCGCGGACCGAGAACGGATTCACGATCTGTGCGATCGGGGTACTGAGCAGATAGAGGAGGCTAGTCACTTCCTGTTAGTCTGTATCGACCTGCAACGGATCAAGCAGTTGCTTGCCCATCGCGAGCGGGCGTTCCGCATCACTCCCGTGATGGGGCTCCTAGAGGGAGCAATCGACGCCTCGCTGGCCGCGATGGGTATCATGACAGCGGCCGAAAGCCGCGGCTACGGTGTGTGTCCCATCGGAAACATTCTCAACGGCCTCCCGGAGATCGCCGAGGTCGCTGATGTTCCGGCAGGCGTGCTGCCTGTCTTCGGGCTGTGTCTCGGGATCCCTCGCCACGGCGAGGCAACCGAGAACGCCCCACGCGTACCGCTCGAGGCCGTCCTTCACGAGGACGGGTACACCACCCTGAGCGAGGACATCCTTGAGCAGTGTTACGACGCGATGAACGGGATGTACGGTGAGAGCGTCTACGGGGATTCCAGCCGCGAATGGGACGAAACCCTCGAACGGTACTGGGGTCCGGACGGGTTCATGAATCGGCGAGAGGAGACGGTGCTGGCGGCGCTCCGTCAGCAAGGCTTCTTCGCGGCGCGTGGCGTTCACGAGGCCTCGGACACGAAGCGAGCTCAATCGACCGGAGACGGAGATAGTGCGTCCGGCAGTGCGGACGAATGCGAATGCGATCGGCAATCGGAGACAGAACAATGA
- a CDS encoding aminopeptidase has product MADLESVASRVLEENMAVEPGESLLVVTDTDKRAIGHALFEAGDDLGLEAGVIETRPMERSGMEPPAYVSAAMAAADVVVCPTSASLTHTRAREDATDAGARVATMPGITEHMFSEGAITADYAEVERLTAALTERLTAADEARIESTTETLTVSLSGRDGIPSDGLITEPGESGNLPSGESYIAPVEGTAEGAIAFDGGLVGVGELDDPLVVRIESGSIESIEGPSTEEFRDALGDDECARRVAELGLGTNPAAEIIGTVLEDEKVYGTCHVAFGDNHGFGGTIECDSHLDGIVLEPEVYLDDELVVSGGDVVV; this is encoded by the coding sequence ATGGCGGACCTCGAGTCAGTGGCTAGCCGTGTCCTTGAAGAAAATATGGCTGTCGAGCCCGGCGAGAGCCTGCTGGTCGTGACTGACACCGACAAGCGTGCAATCGGCCACGCGCTCTTCGAGGCGGGTGACGACCTCGGCCTCGAGGCGGGGGTGATCGAAACTCGCCCGATGGAACGGAGCGGCATGGAGCCGCCGGCGTATGTCTCGGCTGCCATGGCCGCTGCTGACGTCGTCGTCTGTCCGACCAGCGCATCGTTGACCCACACTCGAGCACGCGAGGATGCGACGGACGCGGGTGCGCGAGTCGCGACCATGCCGGGTATCACCGAACACATGTTCAGTGAGGGGGCGATCACTGCTGACTACGCCGAGGTCGAACGGCTTACTGCCGCACTCACCGAACGGCTCACAGCAGCCGATGAGGCCCGGATCGAATCGACCACTGAGACGTTGACCGTGTCTCTGTCGGGCCGCGATGGGATCCCGAGCGACGGGCTGATCACGGAACCGGGTGAGTCGGGAAACCTCCCGTCAGGTGAAAGCTATATCGCGCCGGTCGAGGGGACGGCCGAGGGTGCCATCGCGTTCGATGGCGGGCTCGTGGGCGTCGGTGAACTCGACGACCCGCTGGTGGTCCGGATCGAGTCCGGCAGTATCGAATCGATCGAGGGGCCTTCAACCGAGGAGTTCCGTGACGCACTCGGAGACGACGAGTGTGCCCGCCGAGTGGCTGAGCTCGGTCTCGGCACCAACCCGGCCGCCGAGATCATCGGAACCGTACTCGAGGACGAGAAGGTGTACGGAACCTGCCACGTGGCCTTCGGCGACAATCACGGCTTCGGAGGGACCATCGAGTGCGACTCACACCTCGACGGGATCGTCCTCGAACCCGAGGTGTATCTCGATGACGAACTCGTCGTAAGTGGAGGCGACGTCGTGGTATGA
- a CDS encoding AroM family protein produces MKTIGLVTIGQSPRTDITPDIIDQFPDDVEFIEAGALDEFDSADEVREAVGPREGEPIFVTRLRDGSSVTVDRNSVVELMQARIDELTDDHGVSTIGVLCTGDFPAFESDVPILEPSDLLHAWASSIVQDGTIGVLLPKPEQIDQTFEKWNGFDIVPAAGSPYTEDDEISPAAEAIGTETDLVVMDCMGYSFEMKKRVQEMTDTSVLLGRSVLAKTATEVV; encoded by the coding sequence ATGAAGACGATCGGACTCGTCACCATCGGGCAGTCGCCACGCACCGACATCACGCCGGACATCATCGACCAGTTCCCGGACGATGTCGAGTTCATCGAGGCGGGCGCACTCGACGAGTTCGACTCGGCGGACGAAGTGCGTGAGGCAGTCGGACCGCGGGAGGGGGAGCCCATCTTCGTTACTCGACTCAGGGACGGCAGCTCGGTCACGGTCGACCGAAACTCCGTGGTTGAGCTAATGCAGGCTCGTATCGACGAGCTCACCGACGACCACGGCGTCTCGACTATCGGAGTCCTTTGCACCGGCGACTTCCCGGCCTTTGAGTCCGATGTGCCGATTCTCGAGCCCAGTGATCTGTTGCACGCGTGGGCCTCAAGCATCGTCCAAGACGGCACGATCGGTGTACTGCTGCCCAAGCCGGAACAAATAGATCAGACCTTCGAGAAGTGGAACGGGTTCGATATCGTCCCTGCGGCGGGCTCACCGTACACCGAGGACGACGAGATCTCGCCGGCTGCCGAGGCGATCGGCACCGAAACCGACCTGGTCGTGATGGACTGCATGGGCTACTCGTTCGAGATGAAAAAGCGAGTCCAGGAGATGACGGACACGAGCGTGCTCCTCGGCCGGTCGGTACTCGCGAAAACTGCCACGGAGGTGGTGTGA
- a CDS encoding DUF1177 domain-containing protein, which translates to MFDKIQQAYDVLDHPQADGQSVRDELADTPVDVDVTTISSDDGTTDFVKIIVPGTDPDAETLGVVGRLGGVGARPAEIGMVSDADGAIVALATAFQLAEMADRDDALAGEVRIATHVCPDAPTQPHDPVPFMGSPVDMETMNEHEVDDEMDAVLSVDATKGNRVHCERGFAVSPTVKEGWILPPSETLLDAQERVTGEPPSTLTLTTQDITPYGNDLHHINSILQPATATDSPVVGVATTSVNPVPGSGTGANYLPELTEATGFVLEVAKDFTRDRAEFYDEGEFERLRSLYGSMDRLQTPGEEA; encoded by the coding sequence ATGTTCGACAAAATTCAGCAAGCCTACGACGTTCTCGACCATCCGCAAGCCGACGGTCAATCAGTTCGCGACGAACTCGCCGATACTCCCGTCGATGTGGATGTGACTACCATTTCAAGCGATGACGGGACGACGGATTTCGTGAAGATCATCGTCCCAGGCACCGATCCGGACGCCGAGACGCTCGGTGTTGTCGGACGCCTCGGTGGGGTCGGCGCACGCCCTGCCGAGATCGGAATGGTCTCCGACGCCGACGGAGCCATCGTCGCGCTCGCCACGGCGTTCCAACTCGCGGAAATGGCCGACCGAGACGACGCGCTCGCCGGCGAGGTGCGCATCGCGACGCACGTCTGTCCGGACGCGCCGACGCAGCCGCACGACCCGGTTCCGTTCATGGGAAGCCCGGTCGACATGGAGACGATGAACGAACACGAGGTCGACGACGAGATGGATGCCGTGCTGTCCGTGGACGCGACCAAGGGAAACCGCGTCCACTGCGAGCGCGGGTTCGCGGTGTCTCCCACGGTCAAAGAGGGGTGGATTCTCCCGCCGAGCGAGACCCTCCTCGACGCGCAAGAGCGTGTGACTGGTGAACCACCGTCCACGCTCACCCTCACCACGCAGGACATCACACCGTACGGGAACGATCTCCATCACATCAACAGCATTCTCCAACCCGCGACAGCAACCGACTCACCGGTCGTCGGCGTCGCGACGACGAGCGTGAACCCGGTTCCCGGGTCCGGGACGGGTGCGAACTATCTCCCTGAACTCACGGAGGCGACCGGGTTCGTACTCGAGGTCGCGAAAGACTTCACCCGCGACCGCGCCGAGTTCTACGATGAAGGGGAATTCGAACGCCTCCGGTCGCTGTACGGCTCGATGGATCGGCTCCAGACGCCGGGGGAGGAAGCATGA
- a CDS encoding DUF917 domain-containing protein, which produces MSNHGYDDITAEWVEHVAVGGAVLGGGGGGSLDEGIEFGHLAVEYGDPEIVPISELDPTEVVLTVSGVGAPAATESHVRPADYVRAVELAVDRLDARGTTVGALMTNEMGGFAAVNGLLQSAVTGLPLVDATCNGRAHPTGPMGSIGLSEDEVVLQVGVGGEPGSERHHELLVEAQLGSAASTIRQTAEAAGGLVAVARNPVSADYAASNAAVTVYDQAEAVGRAVRTAADGATAVDDVANVLDGEVAVTGTVESWALETTGGFDVGTVTVDGHELTFWNEYMTLDRDGERLATFPDLITTLDAETGEPISTAELSEGQSVSVVVAPASSLALGAGMHRPELFEPVEEAVGEPVIEYAFEE; this is translated from the coding sequence ATGAGTAATCACGGATACGACGACATCACTGCAGAGTGGGTTGAGCACGTCGCCGTCGGGGGCGCTGTCCTCGGCGGGGGCGGCGGCGGCTCGCTCGACGAAGGGATCGAATTCGGACACCTCGCGGTCGAGTACGGAGACCCGGAGATAGTCCCGATCTCCGAACTCGATCCGACGGAGGTCGTGTTGACGGTAAGCGGGGTCGGTGCGCCGGCCGCGACGGAGAGTCACGTTCGACCGGCAGACTACGTCCGCGCGGTGGAACTGGCTGTCGATCGGCTCGACGCTCGCGGGACAACCGTTGGCGCATTGATGACCAACGAGATGGGTGGGTTCGCGGCGGTCAACGGCCTGCTTCAGTCTGCGGTCACCGGCCTCCCGTTGGTCGATGCAACATGTAACGGCCGGGCGCATCCGACAGGGCCGATGGGATCGATCGGCCTCTCGGAGGACGAAGTGGTTCTGCAGGTCGGCGTCGGGGGCGAACCCGGCAGCGAGCGACATCACGAGTTACTCGTGGAGGCCCAGCTCGGATCTGCGGCCTCGACCATTCGCCAGACGGCCGAGGCCGCCGGCGGGCTCGTCGCGGTCGCACGCAATCCCGTGTCCGCCGACTATGCAGCGTCCAATGCCGCGGTGACCGTCTACGACCAGGCCGAGGCGGTCGGCCGAGCTGTCCGGACGGCCGCCGATGGCGCGACTGCGGTCGACGACGTCGCGAACGTGCTCGATGGCGAGGTCGCGGTTACGGGCACTGTCGAGTCGTGGGCGCTGGAGACAACCGGGGGGTTCGACGTGGGGACCGTGACCGTCGACGGACACGAATTGACGTTCTGGAACGAGTACATGACACTCGACCGGGACGGCGAGCGTCTCGCGACCTTCCCTGACCTGATCACTACGCTTGACGCCGAGACCGGCGAGCCGATCTCGACGGCGGAACTCTCGGAGGGGCAGTCGGTATCGGTCGTTGTCGCTCCGGCGTCCTCGTTGGCCCTCGGAGCGGGAATGCATCGACCCGAACTGTTCGAGCCTGTCGAGGAAGCAGTCGGTGAGCCGGTCATCGAATACGCGTTCGAGGAATAG
- a CDS encoding ABC transporter ATP-binding protein produces the protein MGGDGRGVRIGRCCRWRVPDMSLLNRDSDAATQTDSDADEPMVRVENLKKHFPIHEGVLQRRTGEVRAVDGVSFSIEQGETFGLVGESGSGKTTTGRSLLRLTEPTGGTIEIDGQNVVDLSDEELKRFRRNMQIVHQDPTSSLNPRHRVKTIIEAPLKIHGYGSADERLDRIEELLEMVDLPREFLYRYPGQLSGGQKQRVGIARAVALNPKFVVLDEPTSALDVSVQARIVDILEDIQEEYNITYLFITHDLSLLRNVADRIGVMYLGRLVETGDVGSVFETPEHPYSRALLSAISTVSEADEQLKPEQQPIEGEIPDPREKPSGCAFRSRCPYAFDACSGDEPPMYELGDDHDSRCYLHDDQYQEGPGW, from the coding sequence GTGGGAGGCGACGGACGCGGGGTCAGAATCGGACGCTGTTGCCGATGGAGGGTCCCAGACATGAGCCTACTGAATAGAGACAGCGATGCGGCGACCCAGACCGATTCCGACGCTGACGAGCCGATGGTACGGGTCGAGAACCTCAAGAAACACTTCCCGATCCACGAGGGGGTTCTGCAACGACGGACCGGCGAGGTTCGGGCCGTCGACGGGGTCAGTTTCTCGATCGAGCAGGGCGAGACGTTCGGACTCGTAGGCGAGTCCGGGTCCGGCAAGACCACGACCGGTCGCTCGCTGCTCCGGCTTACCGAACCGACGGGCGGGACCATCGAGATCGACGGACAGAACGTTGTCGACCTCTCCGATGAGGAACTCAAGCGGTTCCGCAGAAACATGCAGATCGTCCATCAGGACCCGACGTCGAGCCTGAACCCCCGCCACAGAGTCAAGACCATCATCGAGGCTCCGCTCAAGATCCACGGATACGGGAGCGCCGACGAACGGCTCGACCGGATCGAGGAACTGCTAGAGATGGTCGATCTCCCGAGGGAGTTCCTCTACCGGTACCCGGGACAACTGTCGGGCGGACAGAAACAGCGGGTCGGGATCGCTCGGGCCGTCGCGCTTAACCCGAAGTTCGTCGTCCTCGACGAGCCGACGAGTGCACTCGACGTGAGTGTACAGGCCCGTATCGTGGATATTCTGGAGGATATCCAGGAGGAGTACAACATTACGTACCTGTTCATCACGCACGACCTCTCGCTGTTGCGGAACGTCGCCGACCGCATCGGAGTGATGTACCTCGGTCGGCTGGTCGAGACCGGAGACGTCGGGTCGGTGTTCGAGACACCCGAGCACCCATACAGCAGAGCGTTGCTCTCGGCGATCTCCACCGTCAGCGAGGCGGACGAGCAGCTCAAACCCGAGCAGCAACCGATCGAAGGCGAAATCCCCGATCCGAGGGAGAAACCCAGCGGGTGCGCGTTCCGTTCTCGGTGTCCGTACGCGTTCGACGCCTGTTCGGGCGACGAACCGCCGATGTATGAACTCGGGGACGATCACGACTCCCGGTGCTACCTGCACGACGACCAGTATCAGGAGGGACCGGGCTGGTGA
- a CDS encoding ABC transporter ATP-binding protein — MSDPILEVRNLHVNFDTHEGTAEVINGVDFTIEQGETAALVGETGCGKSVTVKSLMGLLPSATIPEGEIIYKGQNMLELSESEIHARRGREMSMIMQDPMTSLNPVLTVGEQMVDVLKWQGQPRMSLTEWLRDKLKSGSEAEYRQRAVEMLSEVEISAPERVFESYPVELSGGMRQRVLIAIALLSEPDFLIADEPGTALDVTTEEKVLDLLDELVEERDTSVLYITHDLGVAREVSDYINVMYAGEIVEQAPTADLFADPHHPYTRGLLRSIPTLATGIGEGIEGHLPDYTDPPRACRFADRCPHAEPECRETYPYPREVESDHNAACHLFDGPPAHERHVDLGAETVDIGPPPWEATDAGSESDAVADGGSQT; from the coding sequence ATGAGTGACCCAATACTCGAGGTTCGGAACCTCCACGTCAACTTCGACACGCACGAAGGCACAGCTGAAGTCATCAACGGCGTCGATTTCACCATCGAACAGGGTGAAACGGCGGCGCTGGTCGGTGAGACCGGCTGTGGAAAGAGTGTCACTGTAAAGTCCCTCATGGGGTTGCTGCCGTCGGCGACCATTCCCGAGGGGGAGATCATCTACAAGGGCCAGAACATGCTCGAACTCTCGGAAAGCGAGATCCACGCTCGCCGCGGCCGAGAGATGAGCATGATCATGCAGGACCCGATGACCAGTCTCAATCCCGTTCTCACGGTCGGCGAGCAGATGGTCGACGTCCTGAAGTGGCAGGGCCAACCACGAATGTCGCTCACCGAGTGGCTCCGAGACAAGCTCAAGAGCGGCTCTGAAGCGGAGTACCGCCAACGGGCCGTCGAGATGCTCAGTGAGGTCGAGATTTCCGCACCCGAGCGGGTGTTCGAGAGCTATCCGGTAGAGCTGTCGGGGGGGATGCGCCAGCGCGTACTCATCGCGATCGCGCTTCTGTCCGAACCGGATTTCCTCATCGCGGACGAGCCGGGGACCGCCCTCGACGTCACGACCGAGGAGAAGGTACTCGATTTACTCGATGAGCTCGTCGAGGAACGGGACACCAGCGTCCTGTACATCACCCACGATCTCGGCGTGGCCCGGGAGGTGAGCGACTACATCAACGTGATGTACGCCGGCGAGATCGTCGAACAGGCACCGACAGCCGATCTGTTCGCGGACCCGCACCACCCCTACACACGCGGTCTGCTCAGGAGTATCCCCACGTTGGCCACGGGGATCGGCGAAGGCATCGAGGGGCACCTCCCCGACTACACCGACCCGCCGAGGGCGTGCCGGTTCGCCGACCGCTGTCCACATGCCGAACCCGAGTGCCGAGAGACGTATCCGTACCCACGGGAGGTCGAGTCCGACCACAACGCTGCCTGTCATCTCTTCGATGGCCCGCCGGCACACGAACGCCATGTCGACCTCGGAGCCGAAACCGTCGACATCGGTCCGCCGCCGTGGGAGGCGACGGACGCGGGGTCAGAATCGGACGCTGTTGCCGATGGAGGGTCCCAGACATGA
- a CDS encoding ABC transporter permease produces MATETDNRPFESDNTARQQRIEQLKRGAQSFAQNKLSIVGLVMILTLVFAAIFAPVIAPYPSDSGPGVHFDRAHEPPSLEHPMGTDTTGRDIFSRVLFGARLSLLMGIVVLSIAISVGVTLGLVAGYLGGATNAVIMRVTDIFLAIPPTLLAMAVVAATGASLFNVMVAIAFSWWSWYARLVQGEVLSIKEDEFIESSRALGSGWLRTTFKEILPNVVSPITVKATLDMGFVILVGAGLSFLGLGAQPPTPTWGAMIAQGRNYVTSYWWIAVFPGLAISFAVLGFNFIGDGLRDVFDVDVN; encoded by the coding sequence ATGGCTACTGAAACAGACAATCGACCGTTCGAATCCGACAATACCGCCCGACAACAGCGGATCGAGCAACTCAAACGTGGCGCACAAAGCTTCGCCCAGAACAAGCTCTCGATAGTCGGACTGGTGATGATCCTGACGCTCGTGTTCGCGGCGATCTTCGCGCCAGTGATTGCACCGTATCCAAGCGATTCGGGGCCCGGCGTTCACTTCGACCGCGCACACGAACCGCCGAGCCTCGAACATCCGATGGGAACCGACACGACCGGCCGTGACATCTTCAGTCGGGTGCTGTTCGGTGCGCGGCTCTCGCTGTTGATGGGGATCGTGGTGCTCTCGATCGCGATCAGCGTCGGTGTCACTCTCGGATTGGTCGCCGGCTACCTCGGAGGGGCGACCAACGCGGTTATCATGCGAGTGACCGACATCTTCCTCGCGATACCACCGACATTGCTAGCGATGGCGGTGGTGGCCGCGACCGGCGCGTCGCTGTTCAACGTCATGGTCGCTATCGCGTTCTCCTGGTGGTCGTGGTACGCCCGGCTCGTCCAAGGGGAAGTGCTCTCGATCAAAGAGGACGAATTCATCGAATCGAGCCGCGCGTTGGGCTCTGGCTGGCTCCGAACCACGTTCAAAGAGATACTCCCCAACGTCGTGAGCCCCATCACCGTCAAGGCCACGCTCGACATGGGGTTCGTCATTCTCGTCGGTGCGGGCCTCTCGTTCCTCGGGTTAGGCGCGCAGCCACCGACTCCAACGTGGGGGGCGATGATCGCACAGGGTCGCAACTACGTCACCAGTTACTGGTGGATCGCGGTGTTCCCGGGACTGGCGATCTCGTTCGCTGTCCTCGGGTTCAACTTCATCGGAGACGGGCTACGCGACGTCTTCGACGTGGATGTGAACTAA